One region of Candidatus Peribacteraceae bacterium genomic DNA includes:
- a CDS encoding helix-turn-helix domain-containing protein yields the protein MSRDLPSLLRSVGFDEKEASLYLHGLEVGSAPASDYAQGTGLNRITAYNTLEGLVRRGSFTMEKKVRGKWYAPIAPDALAQEARQNVDLLERALPELASLRGAAFLKPAVRFFEGWEGIRHVYDDTLTAKTELLNFANSAEVRRFWPGYDEEYVGQRVKRRIHLRGIAPDDAAGRKVHGEDRGRLREIRLVPAKDFDFTNEINIYDHKVAICSFGPPREMFGVIIESREVAETQRQVFEMAWRYAAKMKR from the coding sequence ATGTCCCGCGACCTCCCCTCCCTCCTCCGCTCCGTCGGGTTCGACGAGAAGGAGGCTTCCCTGTACCTCCACGGGTTGGAAGTGGGGTCCGCCCCCGCTTCGGATTACGCGCAGGGTACCGGCCTCAACCGCATCACCGCGTACAACACCCTCGAGGGGCTGGTCCGGCGCGGCTCCTTCACCATGGAGAAGAAGGTGCGGGGGAAGTGGTACGCCCCCATCGCCCCCGATGCCCTTGCCCAGGAAGCCCGCCAGAACGTGGATCTTCTGGAGCGCGCCCTCCCCGAACTCGCGTCGCTGCGGGGGGCGGCGTTCCTCAAACCCGCCGTGCGCTTTTTCGAGGGGTGGGAAGGCATCCGCCACGTGTACGACGACACGCTCACCGCCAAGACCGAGCTCCTCAACTTCGCCAACTCCGCGGAGGTGCGCCGGTTCTGGCCGGGGTATGACGAGGAGTATGTGGGGCAGAGGGTGAAGCGCCGCATCCATCTGCGGGGGATCGCCCCCGATGACGCGGCGGGCCGCAAGGTGCACGGGGAAGACCGCGGCAGGCTGCGCGAAATACGGCTGGTGCCCGCCAAGGACTTCGATTTCACGAATGAGATCAACATCTACGACCACAAGGTGGCCATCTGCTCCTTCGGTCCCCCGCGGGAGATGTTCGGGGTGATCATCGAGAGCAGGGAGGTGGCGGAGACGCAGCGGCAGGTGTTCGAGATGGCGTGGAGGTATGCGGCGAAGATGAAACGTTGA